The following coding sequences lie in one Candidatus Marinarcus aquaticus genomic window:
- a CDS encoding uracil-DNA glycosylase, translating to MRIVCQKCQFYYVTWEKNRPHGCKAYGFKSQIIPSAVVKQNSGAECSFYNPKQREQSVQ from the coding sequence ATGAGAATCGTATGTCAAAAATGCCAATTTTATTATGTGACTTGGGAAAAAAATCGCCCACATGGTTGTAAAGCGTATGGTTTTAAGTCACAAATTATCCCCAGTGCCGTTGTCAAACAAAACAGTGGTGCAGAGTGCTCTTTTTATAACCCAAAACAAAGAGAACAAAGTGTACAATAG
- a CDS encoding methyl-accepting chemotaxis protein yields MAELGQSVRHSVTEGEQLATKTASSMDEINSKVTAINEAINIIDQIAFQTNILSLNAAVEAATAGEAGKGFAVVAQEVRNLATRSAEAAKEIKGLVEDANLKANEGKVISDEMIQGYEELNSRITETIQIIHDVSSASKEQMLGIEQINDAITMLDRVTQENAHESNSVTKIAQEVDAMAKNLVTDATNKKFN; encoded by the coding sequence ATGGCAGAGCTTGGGCAATCTGTACGTCACAGTGTCACAGAAGGTGAACAACTTGCAACAAAAACAGCAAGCTCAATGGATGAAATCAACTCCAAAGTAACAGCCATCAATGAAGCCATTAATATCATTGATCAAATTGCATTTCAGACCAATATTTTGTCTTTGAATGCGGCCGTTGAAGCAGCCACTGCAGGTGAAGCAGGAAAAGGTTTTGCTGTCGTTGCACAAGAGGTCCGAAACTTAGCAACCAGAAGTGCAGAAGCGGCTAAAGAGATTAAAGGCTTAGTTGAAGATGCCAACTTAAAAGCCAATGAAGGAAAAGTGATCTCTGATGAGATGATTCAAGGGTATGAAGAACTCAATTCACGTATTACTGAAACCATTCAAATCATTCACGATGTTTCATCTGCTTCAAAAGAGCAAATGCTTGGAATTGAACAAATCAATGATGCCATTACGATGCTTGACAGAGTAACCCAAGAGAATGCCCACGAATCAAACAGTGTAACTAAAATTGCACAAGAAGTGGATGCAATGGCTAAAAATTTGGTTACTGATGCAACGAATAAGAAATTTAACTAG
- a CDS encoding PAS domain-containing protein yields MSEKETILKDDAFLVSETNAKGIITFANDGFCDIAEYEVDELIGKPHNVVRHPDMPKAAFKDLWDTVKRGEVWTGYVKNATKSGGYYWVYATVFPFESCDGSQGYLSCRRKASREEIDSAIELYRTLD; encoded by the coding sequence ATGAGTGAAAAAGAGACAATATTAAAAGATGATGCTTTTTTAGTCAGTGAAACCAATGCAAAAGGGATCATTACTTTTGCCAATGATGGATTTTGTGATATTGCGGAATATGAAGTAGATGAACTCATTGGTAAACCACACAACGTTGTACGACACCCCGATATGCCTAAGGCTGCTTTTAAAGATCTCTGGGATACAGTTAAAAGAGGTGAAGTGTGGACAGGTTATGTTAAAAATGCCACCAAATCAGGTGGTTATTATTGGGTCTATGCAACCGTATTTCCTTTTGAAAGTTGCGATGGAAGCCAAGGGTATCTTTCGTGCAGAAGAAAAGCGAGTCGTGAAGAGATTGATTCAGCCATTGAGTTGTATAGAACTTTAGACTAA
- the recR gene encoding recombination mediator RecR, with protein sequence MKRGLEKFYDLVDAFESLPTIGRKSAQRLAYHIIMNDNYCGIKIAHSIENAIGAIKRCKDCGSMSEHEICEICLDDRREKEMLCIVQSAKDIFIIEESKQYNGLYFVLNELEEMGLQKLLDFIEKNGTKEVLFAITPSLSNDAFILYIEDKLQKYDIVFSKIAQGVPTGVSLDNVDMLSLAKAIQSKVGV encoded by the coding sequence ATGAAACGTGGTTTAGAAAAATTTTACGACTTGGTCGATGCTTTTGAGAGTTTGCCTACTATTGGGCGTAAATCTGCACAACGCTTGGCTTACCATATTATTATGAATGACAACTATTGTGGCATAAAAATAGCGCACAGTATTGAAAATGCAATTGGGGCTATTAAACGTTGTAAAGATTGTGGTTCAATGAGTGAACATGAAATCTGTGAAATTTGTTTAGATGACAGACGCGAAAAAGAGATGTTGTGCATTGTACAAAGTGCCAAAGATATTTTTATCATTGAAGAGTCTAAACAGTACAATGGTTTGTATTTTGTCTTAAATGAGCTCGAAGAGATGGGATTACAAAAACTTTTGGATTTTATTGAGAAAAATGGAACAAAAGAGGTACTTTTTGCCATCACGCCATCATTATCCAATGATGCCTTTATTTTATATATTGAAGATAAACTGCAAAAATATGATATCGTTTTCTCTAAAATTGCGCAAGGTGTGCCCACCGGTGTGAGTTTAGATAATGTAGATATGTTATCACTGGCTAAAGCAATACAGAGTAAAGTAGGAGTATAA
- the dnaJ gene encoding molecular chaperone DnaJ, producing the protein MTEIDYYELLEVSKNSDKGTIKKAYRKMAMKYHPDKNPDDKEAEEKFKAVNEAYQVLSDDQKRQIYDRYGKAGLEGHGQSGGGFGGFDDLSSVFEEMFGGAFGGGFGSNRRRQRKTYSYNLDIGIELEIDFNEAVFGINKEVEYSYKTACESCKGSGAKDGKLSKCMYCEGQGQIHTRQGFMTFAQTCPHCQGSGEAAAEKCNKCAGLGYKEVKESFKVDIPEGVNTGNRIRVSNKGNIAPDGSRGDLYIQIRVKEDSHFVRHDDDIYLEVPLFFTQVVLGDTIKIPGLKGELELKVPAGTKDKEQFKFRGEGVKSVQGYGKGDLIVQIAIKYPTDLNAEQKELLEKLQESFGIESKPHESVFEGMFDRVKKWFS; encoded by the coding sequence TTGACTGAAATAGACTACTATGAATTATTAGAAGTAAGTAAAAACAGTGACAAAGGAACCATTAAAAAAGCTTACCGAAAAATGGCAATGAAATATCATCCTGATAAAAATCCAGACGATAAAGAGGCCGAAGAGAAATTCAAAGCGGTTAATGAAGCGTATCAAGTTTTAAGCGATGATCAAAAAAGACAAATTTATGACCGATATGGTAAGGCAGGTCTTGAAGGACATGGGCAAAGTGGTGGAGGCTTTGGTGGTTTCGATGACTTAAGTTCTGTATTTGAAGAGATGTTTGGTGGCGCATTTGGTGGAGGCTTTGGCAGTAACCGAAGACGACAACGAAAAACATATAGTTATAATTTGGATATTGGTATCGAGCTTGAAATTGATTTCAATGAAGCCGTATTTGGTATCAATAAAGAGGTAGAATACAGTTATAAAACAGCATGTGAATCTTGTAAAGGAAGTGGAGCTAAAGACGGTAAACTCTCTAAATGTATGTATTGTGAAGGACAAGGTCAAATTCATACACGACAAGGTTTTATGACGTTTGCTCAAACGTGTCCACACTGTCAAGGTAGCGGTGAAGCTGCGGCCGAAAAATGTAATAAATGTGCTGGTTTAGGATACAAAGAGGTCAAAGAGAGCTTCAAAGTTGACATTCCTGAAGGTGTGAATACAGGAAATCGTATTCGAGTATCCAATAAAGGAAATATCGCTCCAGATGGTTCTCGAGGCGATTTATATATTCAAATTCGAGTCAAAGAAGACTCTCACTTTGTTCGACATGACGATGACATCTATTTAGAAGTACCTCTTTTCTTTACACAAGTTGTTCTTGGCGATACCATTAAAATTCCTGGATTAAAAGGGGAATTAGAACTGAAAGTTCCAGCAGGTACAAAAGATAAAGAGCAGTTTAAATTCAGAGGTGAAGGTGTTAAATCGGTACAAGGATATGGAAAAGGTGATTTGATTGTACAAATTGCGATTAAATACCCTACTGATTTAAATGCTGAACAAAAAGAGTTACTTGAAAAACTTCAAGAGAGTTTTGGAATTGAAAGTAAACCTCACGAATCTGTCTTTGAAGGAATGTTTGACAGAGTTAAAAAATGGTTTTCATAA
- the trpB gene encoding tryptophan synthase subunit beta codes for MTKAYLETMPDEKGFFGQFGGSFIPPQLEKPFEEIQAAYEELKNSPEFIEELKYVRKHYQGRPTPITFAQNLTRACGGAKIYLKREDLNHTGAHKLNHCMAEVILAKYLGKKKVIAETGAGQHGVALATAAAYFGLECEIHMGEVDIAKEHPNVVRMKILGAKVVPATHGLKTLKEAVDSAFEAYLADTENSIYCIGSVVGPHPFPMMVRDFQSVIGFESKEQFLEHEDALPNHVVACVGGGSNAMGIFAGFIDDKEVNLYGVEPMGIGENLGQHSASLTHGSEGIMHGFNSIMLKDEKGEPAPVYSIGSGIDYPSVGPEHAYLNSIGRTKVGLCNDKEAIDAFYKLSQLEGIIPALESAHAVAYAMKLASTLPKDQTILVSLSGRGDKDIDFIVENHPL; via the coding sequence ATGACAAAAGCATACTTAGAAACAATGCCTGATGAAAAGGGTTTTTTTGGTCAATTTGGTGGTTCTTTTATCCCTCCACAACTGGAAAAACCTTTTGAAGAAATTCAAGCAGCATATGAGGAGTTAAAAAACTCTCCTGAGTTTATTGAAGAGCTTAAATATGTGCGAAAGCATTATCAAGGACGCCCTACTCCTATTACGTTTGCACAAAATTTAACACGAGCTTGTGGTGGGGCAAAAATCTACTTAAAACGAGAAGATTTAAACCACACGGGAGCTCATAAACTCAACCACTGTATGGCGGAAGTGATTTTAGCAAAATATCTTGGAAAGAAAAAAGTCATTGCTGAAACAGGTGCAGGACAACATGGTGTTGCTTTAGCAACAGCTGCAGCGTACTTTGGTTTGGAGTGTGAAATTCATATGGGGGAAGTTGATATCGCTAAAGAGCACCCCAACGTTGTACGTATGAAAATCTTAGGGGCGAAAGTGGTTCCTGCTACGCATGGGCTTAAAACACTCAAAGAGGCAGTTGATTCAGCTTTTGAAGCTTATTTGGCTGATACTGAAAATTCAATATATTGTATTGGTTCTGTGGTGGGACCGCACCCATTTCCAATGATGGTTCGAGACTTTCAAAGTGTGATTGGATTTGAATCCAAAGAGCAGTTTTTAGAACATGAAGATGCCTTACCCAATCATGTGGTTGCATGTGTGGGTGGTGGAAGCAATGCCATGGGAATTTTTGCTGGATTTATTGATGATAAAGAGGTGAACCTTTATGGTGTGGAACCAATGGGCATTGGTGAAAATCTTGGGCAACACAGTGCAAGTTTAACGCATGGAAGCGAAGGTATCATGCATGGGTTTAACTCAATTATGCTAAAGGATGAAAAGGGTGAACCGGCACCTGTTTATTCAATAGGAAGTGGGATAGATTATCCTTCAGTGGGACCTGAACACGCTTATTTAAACAGTATTGGTCGAACAAAAGTAGGATTATGCAATGACAAAGAGGCCATTGATGCGTTTTATAAGCTATCACAATTAGAAGGTATCATTCCAGCATTAGAATCTGCTCATGCGGTGGCTTATGCGATGAAATTGGCTTCTACTTTACCAAAAGATCAAACCATTTTAGTCAGTCTGAGTGGTCGCGGAGATAAAGACATTGATTTTATCGTGGAAAATCATCCTCTTTAA
- a CDS encoding ferritin-like domain-containing protein — MDYFKTLETILREKMPTKKFELFESFYQTYKENKIIKEKSFTPITLNKPSYDGLLNVVLPKEVKTRKYFDTIEGKASLLHTICHIEYGAIDLALDAAYRFNGLPQMYYDDWLEVAEDEIRHFKMCETLLKELGYVYGDFEVHTNLFEAMKRTQTLLSRMAIVPRYLEANGLDQNPKIMEKLKSNPDAMNKKILEALEVILEEEISHVQKGDKWFKYACELEQCIPEETYLKLLEEYYPGSTQKVLNLNFKARKQAGFSCDELKRLSNKKECV; from the coding sequence GTGGATTATTTTAAAACATTAGAAACAATATTAAGAGAAAAAATGCCTACAAAAAAGTTTGAACTTTTTGAATCATTTTATCAAACATACAAAGAGAATAAAATAATAAAAGAAAAGAGTTTTACACCCATTACTTTAAATAAACCCTCATACGATGGTTTACTGAATGTGGTGTTGCCAAAAGAGGTAAAAACACGTAAATATTTTGATACCATAGAAGGGAAAGCAAGTCTTTTACACACCATCTGTCATATTGAGTATGGTGCAATAGATTTGGCCTTAGATGCTGCATATCGCTTCAATGGTTTACCTCAAATGTATTATGACGATTGGTTGGAAGTAGCAGAAGATGAAATCCGACATTTTAAAATGTGTGAAACTCTTTTAAAAGAGTTGGGTTATGTGTATGGAGATTTTGAGGTACACACCAATTTGTTTGAGGCCATGAAACGAACCCAAACACTGTTAAGCCGTATGGCGATTGTGCCGCGCTACTTAGAAGCCAATGGGTTAGACCAAAATCCTAAAATTATGGAAAAACTCAAATCCAATCCTGATGCTATGAATAAAAAAATATTAGAAGCATTAGAAGTGATACTTGAAGAGGAGATTTCGCATGTTCAAAAAGGGGACAAATGGTTTAAATATGCATGCGAACTTGAACAGTGTATCCCAGAAGAGACCTATTTGAAACTTTTAGAAGAGTATTATCCAGGAAGTACACAAAAAGTGTTGAATTTAAATTTCAAAGCGAGAAAGCAAGCTGGTTTCAGCTGCGATGAACTCAAACGTCTTTCAAATAAAAAAGAGTGTGTATAA
- a CDS encoding MBL fold metallo-hydrolase — MDIKVRPMGDYQTNCYIVTIDEKDIIIDPGVGATNWVKENVHYPIAILNTHGHFDHIWSDQELKELLNVKLYCPKDDAFMLQNNPFGFDVPKTQADILVQPDESLMIEGIKVTFHHFPGHTPGCSAIEIENRLFSGDFIFSGSIGRADFPYSDSRQMIESIEKILKWDKDIQIYPGHGLDTFLSRERNSLNNWKNYL; from the coding sequence ATGGATATTAAAGTGCGCCCAATGGGTGATTACCAAACAAATTGTTATATTGTCACAATTGATGAAAAAGATATTATTATTGATCCAGGTGTGGGAGCAACCAATTGGGTCAAAGAGAATGTACATTATCCTATTGCAATTTTAAATACACATGGTCATTTTGATCATATTTGGAGTGATCAAGAACTTAAAGAGCTATTAAATGTGAAACTTTATTGTCCTAAAGATGATGCATTTATGCTACAAAATAACCCATTTGGTTTTGATGTTCCAAAAACACAAGCGGATATTTTGGTTCAACCAGATGAAAGCTTAATGATAGAGGGTATCAAAGTGACCTTCCATCACTTCCCTGGGCACACTCCAGGTTGCAGTGCAATTGAGATAGAAAATAGACTATTTAGTGGGGATTTTATCTTCTCTGGTTCCATTGGAAGAGCCGATTTTCCTTACTCTGATTCCAGGCAAATGATTGAAAGTATTGAAAAAATACTTAAATGGGACAAAGATATTCAAATATACCCTGGTCACGGGCTTGACACATTTTTATCAAGAGAAAGAAACTCTTTAAATAACTGGAAAAATTATTTGTAA
- a CDS encoding GGDEF domain-containing protein codes for MKKRIIVQFSTMVIILALIITALIAYNLRQSGIKTSINTAKSISEVVKNGLTSHMINGNMDQRDTFINSISNMSNVKKLWFVRANSVTEQFGPGRDNEKLRDTIDQKVIKTGKMDYQLYENFSTNETIMRVTIPYLANSDGNVNCLTCHNVKYGETLGAVSIELDVNDLKQVGINSIYMILVITVASILTIIFITSNILKPYLKLFEKWGASIKEAVNGKFVQVEENNNLPKDMKDFTSNFNRLLDSYKATFTDIDKKLKYFIGQTTYKENQTPLDESKIIITNLSNLYQFKKEIEQDQTKEEIFSRLAQVLQKQFKQKDFTIYQTNLKEERREIVKQVGDLNFCCPSHMNNPSLCRSARTSNDVISVDFHNSCPCFTEENYYYYCTSVNINKNTTIVINFVVETKDELQYLKDNIAFIKSYINEAAPSIEVKILLKALKDSAFRDGLTGLYNRKFLDEYIKKSIPQLLRDNKKLAVLMLDMDHFKAVNDEYGHDIGDIVLKELAGILLENVRESDLVVRFGGEEFLVILNNIDSVQSAMAVANKIRIQVSQNEIDIYAGTKLRKTISIGVSVFPDDSRSFDSVCKNADIALYEAKNKGRDQVVLFNQEQVSSIDLF; via the coding sequence ATGAAAAAAAGAATAATTGTACAATTCTCTACAATGGTAATAATCTTAGCGCTGATTATTACTGCACTCATTGCGTACAATTTAAGACAATCGGGTATTAAAACATCCATTAATACTGCAAAATCCATTTCAGAAGTGGTTAAAAACGGTTTAACCTCTCACATGATCAATGGAAACATGGACCAAAGAGACACTTTTATTAACTCCATTTCAAACATGTCCAATGTTAAAAAACTTTGGTTTGTACGAGCAAACTCCGTTACTGAGCAGTTTGGACCTGGAAGAGATAACGAAAAACTCAGAGATACCATTGATCAAAAAGTGATTAAAACAGGTAAAATGGATTATCAACTCTACGAAAATTTTTCTACCAATGAAACCATCATGCGTGTCACGATACCTTATTTGGCAAACTCAGATGGAAATGTCAATTGTTTAACTTGTCACAATGTAAAGTATGGTGAAACTTTAGGCGCTGTTTCAATTGAATTGGATGTAAACGATCTTAAACAAGTTGGTATTAACTCTATTTACATGATTTTAGTAATCACTGTTGCGAGCATTTTAACCATTATTTTTATTACTTCAAATATTTTAAAGCCTTACTTAAAGCTCTTTGAAAAATGGGGTGCAAGTATTAAAGAGGCGGTTAATGGTAAATTTGTGCAAGTTGAAGAGAACAACAATTTGCCAAAAGATATGAAAGATTTTACTTCTAACTTTAATCGACTGCTTGACAGCTATAAAGCCACATTTACGGATATTGATAAAAAACTAAAATATTTTATTGGACAAACCACTTATAAAGAGAATCAAACTCCACTGGATGAATCTAAAATCATCATAACAAACCTCTCTAATCTCTATCAATTTAAAAAAGAGATTGAACAAGACCAAACAAAAGAGGAAATTTTTAGCCGATTGGCACAAGTGTTACAAAAACAATTTAAACAAAAAGATTTTACCATTTATCAAACCAATCTCAAAGAAGAGAGACGAGAAATTGTGAAACAAGTGGGAGACCTTAATTTCTGCTGTCCTTCTCATATGAATAATCCTTCACTTTGTCGAAGTGCTCGAACCAGCAACGACGTTATTTCAGTTGATTTTCATAACTCCTGTCCATGTTTCACTGAAGAGAATTACTACTACTATTGTACAAGTGTGAATATCAATAAAAACACAACGATTGTGATTAATTTTGTGGTTGAAACAAAAGATGAACTGCAATATCTTAAAGACAACATTGCTTTTATTAAAAGTTATATTAATGAAGCTGCACCCTCTATTGAGGTTAAAATTCTTCTTAAAGCACTTAAAGACTCTGCCTTTAGAGACGGCCTTACAGGACTTTATAACCGTAAATTCTTGGATGAATATATTAAAAAATCAATTCCACAGCTTCTGCGAGACAATAAAAAATTGGCTGTGCTTATGTTGGACATGGACCATTTTAAAGCAGTCAATGATGAATATGGACATGATATTGGTGATATTGTTCTTAAAGAATTAGCTGGTATACTGTTAGAAAATGTACGTGAATCTGACTTGGTGGTTCGATTTGGTGGAGAAGAATTCTTGGTTATTCTTAATAACATCGATTCAGTGCAAAGCGCAATGGCTGTTGCAAATAAGATTCGAATCCAAGTCAGTCAAAACGAGATTGATATTTATGCAGGGACTAAATTGCGTAAAACAATCAGTATTGGTGTCTCTGTATTCCCTGATGACAGTCGTTCATTTGATTCAGTGTGTAAAAATGCAGACATCGCACTTTATGAAGCAAAAAATAAAGGACGTGACCAAGTTGTGTTATTTAACCAAGAGCAAGTAAGCAGCATCGATCTTTTTTAG
- a CDS encoding GGDEF domain-containing protein has product MSDLIRSSIKKILEDNCLKNDFYSYFKFYERLRGLSNVQAIYKELQQWLEITYEVKHLKITIRALMDKTEEIAYQNGDDAVYNEALSSTYDVDMNSNISISFTLMSNDEKHHKELMSKERYISTLFYMIAPLISTVSYQALVKDLSLRDTLTNAYNRKFLIEHLSKVLPLAKRESKNVAFLMVGIDHYKAVIDEFDYSIGDKVIINLANVLQENVRESDLVVRLESDEFFIVLYGITEQKDAEYVAQKLIDSFAQSEVIVNKEGHILKKTICVGITQYDHDIESSNEILKNADISLYEAKNLGRGRFLTYKPEQENTVELF; this is encoded by the coding sequence ATGAGTGACTTAATTAGAAGCAGTATTAAAAAAATCTTAGAAGACAATTGTCTGAAAAACGACTTCTATTCATATTTTAAATTTTATGAACGACTCAGAGGGTTAAGTAATGTTCAAGCCATTTATAAAGAGTTGCAACAATGGCTAGAGATAACCTATGAGGTTAAACATCTTAAAATAACTATTCGTGCATTAATGGATAAAACAGAAGAGATAGCGTATCAAAATGGTGATGATGCTGTTTATAATGAAGCTCTTTCAAGCACGTATGATGTTGATATGAATTCCAATATCTCAATCTCATTTACACTTATGTCCAATGATGAAAAACACCATAAGGAGTTGATGTCTAAAGAGCGGTATATCAGCACACTGTTTTATATGATTGCACCTCTTATCAGCACGGTATCGTATCAAGCTTTAGTGAAAGATCTTTCGCTTAGAGATACACTTACAAATGCGTATAATCGAAAGTTTTTAATCGAACATCTATCAAAAGTATTGCCGTTGGCAAAAAGAGAGTCAAAAAATGTTGCTTTTTTAATGGTCGGTATTGACCACTATAAAGCAGTAATTGACGAATTTGACTACTCTATTGGGGATAAAGTTATTATTAATTTAGCGAATGTACTACAAGAAAATGTTCGAGAGTCTGATTTGGTTGTACGTTTAGAAAGTGATGAGTTTTTCATTGTTTTATACGGGATCACTGAACAAAAAGATGCTGAATATGTGGCTCAAAAACTCATTGACAGTTTTGCACAAAGTGAAGTGATTGTGAATAAAGAGGGACATATACTTAAAAAAACAATTTGTGTAGGTATCACACAATATGATCATGACATTGAGTCTTCAAATGAGATTCTTAAAAATGCAGACATCTCTTTATATGAAGCCAAAAACTTAGGTCGAGGTCGTTTTTTAACGTATAAACCTGAACAAGAAAACACCGTAGAGCTTTTTTAA
- the cmoB gene encoding tRNA 5-methoxyuridine(34)/uridine 5-oxyacetic acid(34) synthase CmoB: MKLEDVQKLKQDCLEWKNVKPWYDQLKKSLAIEKPTAEVKLEDWVSVGKKEDLTQEEYETVYETAKKLIPWRKGPFKLFDIEIDSEWQSNIKYNLIRPHFNLKNKVVADIGCNNGYYMFRMLEDKPKRLIGFDPSPLTMLQFDFINHFVKSDIVYEKLGVEHLELYNHKFDFIFMLGVLYHRPDPVGTLKSLARSMNKDGEVLIDTFMIDGEEEVALTPNGRYSKIPNIYFIPTIAALKNWLSRAGFENIEVLAVTTTTSEEQRKTQWSFDQSLEDFLDPKDPSKTVEGYPAPKRVYIKAKKA, encoded by the coding sequence ATGAAATTAGAAGATGTACAAAAATTAAAACAAGATTGTTTAGAGTGGAAAAACGTAAAGCCTTGGTATGACCAACTTAAGAAAAGTTTAGCCATAGAAAAACCCACCGCAGAAGTTAAACTTGAAGATTGGGTAAGCGTAGGAAAAAAAGAGGACTTAACGCAAGAGGAGTATGAAACTGTTTATGAAACAGCAAAAAAACTCATTCCTTGGAGAAAAGGGCCTTTTAAACTTTTTGATATAGAAATAGACAGTGAATGGCAAAGTAATATCAAGTATAATCTTATTCGACCACATTTTAATTTAAAAAATAAAGTGGTCGCTGATATTGGTTGTAATAACGGCTATTACATGTTCAGAATGCTTGAAGACAAGCCTAAAAGATTGATTGGTTTTGATCCAAGTCCTTTAACGATGTTACAGTTTGATTTTATCAATCATTTTGTAAAGTCTGATATTGTGTATGAGAAGTTGGGAGTTGAGCATTTAGAGCTTTATAACCATAAGTTTGATTTTATTTTTATGCTGGGTGTTTTGTATCACAGGCCAGACCCGGTAGGTACACTTAAATCATTAGCACGTAGTATGAACAAAGATGGAGAGGTTCTAATTGATACATTTATGATAGATGGAGAAGAGGAGGTTGCGTTAACCCCTAATGGCAGGTATTCTAAAATTCCGAATATCTACTTTATTCCAACAATTGCGGCACTTAAAAACTGGCTATCACGTGCAGGGTTTGAAAATATTGAAGTCTTAGCTGTTACAACAACCACGTCTGAAGAGCAGAGAAAAACACAATGGTCATTTGATCAAAGTTTGGAAGATTTTTTAGATCCTAAAGATCCCAGCAAAACAGTAGAAGGGTACCCAGCGCCTAAACGCGTCTATATCAAAGCAAAAAAAGCGTAG